ctataaatgtacaaaaacgAGAATTTTAGTATCCTCTCATATGATATATGCATTTTAGCTTAAGAGGAAACTGACTACGATTTCTTCGCACATAAAagacaataaattatttttaaatcataataaagTGAGCGAACACATACATTGTCAACTGATCAGTGGCATAACGTGCTCTTGAAATTGAATGCATCGATATTCTTCTAACTTTCATTTTGTATGTACTACTTTGGCTTAAGTTTTAAGAAGGATtgtattcaattttgtacttataCAATATAAAGGTACCAGAAAAAACAAGCAAATATGTACACCAACTATTGCTAGAAGAATGCTGCTTTTCGCCTCTTTAGAACAAAAACGTCTTTATCGCAGCAAAAGTTTAATActccaattaaaacaaacaaaatgttgtTCAATACACTCAGTATGTCGGtaatactttttatttgaaaatatattcaaCAAAAAGATAATGCGATAAAAATGTGAAtctttttcattaaaacatatttcatatatatgttcaaaatataCTCCAATTTCTATTAAAAGTGTATCAGTTTGAACAAgatttaaacattataaatcaaattcaaacaaaaagtaaaatcacaaaaatactgaacttggaggaaaatcaattcggaaagtccataatcacatggcaaaatcaaataacaaaacgcatcaaaaacgaattttcaaaaactgtcatattcctgacttggtacaggcaatgTATATTGACATGGTTTCTCCGGATATCggaaattaataaattaaagaaatatatagaaaaccaaaaacaaaaagcaaacaaaatagAATTAAAGTGTACTAATAAGTACCAGATATATTTTCTCAAAGCTTAAACTTCGATAATATAAGGATtaatcaaattttacaaaaggTGTTTACCTAAAATTTATCTAGAAATAGCACTATCGTAGAAGAAACACCATGGATAAAAGAATAGGTATCACAAACATGTACGACAAAGTTGCGACTTTAGGTACACCACTacctgaaagaaaaaaacacagaagGTTACTTCAAATTAgctaaaaataatgttaacgTTTTTTTCATCCCATATGATATCCAATAGATAAAGGAAATgctaaaattatttaaaattctaaACAACAGCATAGATAGGACAAAAGAGGGATCAAAGACTCCAAAAGCGTATCAGATACTCCAGGTAAAGAATGTTTTACGCAAGAAGTTCGTTTTacttacataagactcatcggtggTGCGTAGATGACACAGTTAAGTGCTTCTAGTATGTACAAGTCCCAATATTCACCTGTTTGACCTCTTGTATTTTAGATACACGAAATATGTGTAATACTTATTTGGTAAATTTGTATCAAGCTACCttgatgttaaaaataaataacaaattatagaaacaaaaataatgtgaCAATTGTGACGGTGACATTGACCAGTTTATATCatgaattttcaatttattgCTATATAACTCAAACTTACACATGGTAGGTGTGGTGGTTGGTATTGCAGTATAACCTGTATCACATTGACATTTAGTAGGATTAGACTTAGTGTTACAAGTAGCATGAGTAACACACTCATGTGCTGCACAACCTCCTTCGTCTGGTTTCTTTCCTGAgttagaaatgaacaaaaaataaactaaatattaaaattactcAAGCCCGAAATTATACTATTATTTTAAGTTcgcatttttttcaatatactaAGTAACACGGTACTACCATATAAACATATATCCAAATCAAAATCTCACTCATAGGAAGACGGTTTTTACAAATATCATTCCAgtaatttaatatgtttaacatGAATATACaataagaattttgaaatagttGGAGTTCAAAAATTACATCAGTAAAGTTCTTTGTAGAGCAACATACGAAAAGTATGAAGTTATcataataaattgaaaacaagtaATTAGTTACAAACATGATTATATATCTAGTCTTACTGATTTCACAAGTGGCTCCCTTTGCATAGTGGGTGGCTTTACAAAGACATTTATCAGTTCCATCTTTTCTACATTCCGAGTTGACTACAGCACATTGATGCGAGAAAGAATCCGAGGCGTCGCAAGCTGCATCCAAGGCAGTAACCACTgtaatttgtaaatgatatttaaaaacatatatggTTCTATACACTAAACGTTGTATCTATAATTAGAAATTATGATTAGGTAATTCAATATTCTAGCATTGATTTTTCGGAACAtgtaaaaaaagtaagaaataaACTAATGATATATCATATTCCCTGTCTGTCATATACgctaaaattatatataatcatactattataacaaaagaaaatctgaTTATTTGCAAATGAAACTGGTATCTTTACTATCTTTAATAAGTTTATGTATCCATTTCCCTAAGGTATAAATAAcgttgttgggtttttttccttttatcaGCCATATGTCAATGATCAATATATATAGTTCTGCCTAAATGCTAGTactaaaaaaatctgtatcagcAAGGTATTAGTACCTCCCAATGAACTGTTTTAGGAAAATGGTAAGTCTTTCTTTGACATATACCTCTGGTTCATCAGCTTTCTgttaatagaccactttcgagttcatccgtcaccggcaaaaactcgtcaattatgcacgcctttatgacgtcatttaccagaaagaggggctcgcctgtatccctgcactatttacgttcatcaagcgtcttagtgatcgtctttgtgcaggataaactagaaataatggttgctatgtaggtacttactgacaattccctattgacagcagtgttgattgtctatttttagaattcaatttgccgaataattcgtacaatatagaattacaattttccaaccactcgctcaacattggaagggaagtgacgacgcccctaaacacacagatgacggtgataaaagcgcgtataattgacgagttttttccggtgacggatgaactcgaaagtggtctattgtcaTGGTAGAGTAATATTTCAAGGTAATTTGCACATACAATGTGTTTGGAAACTTAAtcacagaaaaaataatgttttcaaatGGATCACCTAAAAAGAATGCAATTCTAACAAATAAGTGTACTAGTACACACATGTTGACAGAGGGTCAAAGGTGCATGCACAGCTTCCCATAATGTTGATAATAGGTGATTTTTCCCggttattcttttttaaaatttgcactTTTCGAAATATTGTGCAGAATTCATCATTGTTTCAAATTAAGACATACTTGATATGAGTAAGGTATTTTCGAATAACATGTCATTGctaataagaaaataaacatcaCTGGGAgctaacaaaacaaattttcaccattttttttctgtaacagCTTGTATAACAAGGTAACCACTAGTTTCTATAGAAAcacaaattaaagaaataatagtACGTTGGAACACCTAAAATATATGTGTATGACACAGAATTgtttttactaaaataaaatataagataaatttcctacaattgtaaaattaaaggGAAAGTCTTACTACCCTTTTTTGTTTGCATCCTGATGGACGTACACTGTACGTTGATTTGGAggttatacaaaaaaaattagcaaaaattGTTTAACGGATAGTCTAAAATATGTATTTCTAGTACCTTTAAAACATGTACGACATGACTATTACATATTTAAATTCACACAAAAATGTGTTTCTTGTTATCGTGACAGGATCAAACCATTATTCCCGACAACTAGTTCAGATGTGAAAATGGTTATAAATTGGAAAGTTGTAACAAGCTTAAGACTACGTGGAACATTCcgataaaatatttgaaatatctgtAAATTTTGTAGGAACGTTATTATTTTCCAattcatttattcatataaagCAGCATATATAATACTATTCCATAATTTCTCAATGGACATAAAACATAACTTATCGTGTCTTTGTATGTATGCAGTTTTCATAtcacagtttaaaaataatgtctttAAGAAGATTGTGGTATAAAAAAACAGTTTCCGTTCAGTTTGTATCTTCAACggtgaaatattattttgtattgtaaaacaatacctgtataaaaatatgttaaatacgTTAATATTATGCGATttattctgacattttttatgatgtattttcaACACTATTTTCAACACTATTTTAGCGgtgaaattctataaaaaatttcaataattgaCATGGACGTAGCTTGAcgatttcctgttacaaaacttggatttttttcgaaaaactaagtatTTTCGTATCCCAGGAATAAATTACcttttttcttatcccaggaataaattaccttagctgtatttggcacaacctttttggaattttggatactcaatggtcttcaactttaaaccttttttatctgagtgtcactgatgagtcttatgtaaatgAAACGCGCGGCTTGTGTAttagattataatcctggtacctttgataactatttacgcaactgggtcgataccactgctagtggacgtttcgtccccgatgttatcaccagccaagtacaGTGTAGTCAGCAtatcggtgttgacatgaatatcaattatatggtaatatatataaatttcatgttaaaaactttgactttttttcgaaaaactaaggattttcttattccaggaatAAATTTCTTTAGCCGTAtctggcacaacttttttgaattttgggtcctcaatgctctttaactttgtatttgtttgacttttaatgtattttgatctgagcgtcttTGATGAGTCTTGtatagacgaaaagcgcgtctggcgtataaagtttataatactggtatctttgatgactGTTGATGATCCATATTAATTTCATTGTCACGAAACAAATTTGATACGTCACATCCCACTATTGGTGTTTCGTTCTTGAAAACGCAACCTATTTAGGTATAATGTAACATTGTTTACAATACCatagtatcaatttttataCCGCTGGCAAAATATTGTCCACATATCAGGTTTTAGAAAATAtcatagaccaaaatgaccctCCTGGCAAAAAAATGACATGCATCACAGAATATGTTTGcattaaatgaatataaatccATAATTATATTCCTATGATGTATTCACAAATCTTACCTAGTTTACAAGCTCCAGTTTTACTAACAAAATGAGTGGACTTGCATTGACATTTTAATGCAGTACCGACACATGCTGCATTAGAGTCTGCACACTGACCAGCCGATTGTCCTGTTGTGCATGTCTGGTTTAGCGCAATTTctaaaatagaaatatggtaTTCTGAATAAACATCTAAGAAACGGAAAACATTATACTCTATTCAACTCTACTTAGTAAAACGATGTATATGATATCAGTATAAAGTTAACAGTAGTGTGTTTGctagaattaaaataataaaatataattattgtttcTCCGTGTTTTAGTAACATTCTTTCATATCCTTAAAAAATTAACTGAAGAATTATATCAATTTTGCATGTTTCTAGTAATACCatacacattttattcaaaaaaggacaaaatttGAGATATGTTTATCTTGCTTTTACGTTACGTTTGTCTTGTCTTTGATTGTTACGAAACAATTgtcaaaattcaaatgaaatttgaCGTCAaaagtttaactttttttttattattattattcaaactAACTGTTAATGTTGTCAACAAAAAGTTTGTAATTTAGTACGCGCGTTTTGTCTGcataagaatcatcagtgacgcttatatcaaaatatttataaagccaaaaaagtacaaagttgaagagcaatgaggattcaaaatttcaaaaagttgtgccaaatacagctaaagtaatctatgtctgtgataagaaaatcctcagtttttttcgaaaatttcgaagttttaaaacaggaaatttattgaAGTGACCACAATATTGATATCCATGTCAACCccggtgataccctcggggactaaacTTCCACCAGCACAATAATTGTAtaattgatttaacaaaaatgaagcGATCACTTCCCCGTTGAAGTTTTtcaatttacatttgttatattattataatcttttttaaaatttgttgttttttatcaGTAATTGTCATGGAGTGTCTTAACAATGAAAGTTATTCGAATAAAAGGAAAGCAGGAGGTGACAAGGAACACATGTCAGTTATACTGTAAAGTTAGCAAACAATATTGATAAATAGCTCATACTTTTTGCACATTCTGAAGTACTTTTTCGGAATGAATTGGTAGCACATTTACAGGTGCCGTTACAaactgtattatttttttctgtgcaatCTCCGGTCCCGGAACCTGAACAGTTGCCACCGAATGCTACTCCTGAAGAgcaaaaaacataacatatgtTGTTTAAGTTTTATATACCATTCAAAAATCGtggtattatatataaattgtgaTGATGGTAAACACACTTATGTTTGATAGATATATCCAAAACGTACTAGTAGGTTTTGCacataatttctaacatttgcGTGTtgatcattatacatgttataatcaTGTTTAATAACATATATGGAATTTGGATCAGAATGAATTAGGGACAGCAAATTTTTTCTCTAAGAAATGTTGAAGCCGTATAGTGAGTAAATGTATTGCACGAAATCACAGATATAAGAGATGTTCACTCGACCAAGTTTGCATACAAAATATGTACATAAAAATAGACAAACCCTCACTCAATGAATAAGGATTTCttttaactttgaattttctGCTGCCTAttatagctttttttttttaaatcatgttgCGAACCATAGGTTGGTTTgtaaaaacaagcacattgcACAGAAAATTCTTTTGTCTcctaaattgatttttatttttgttttccccATTCATTGCTTGTTTAAGAGAGCGTGGAACTACCCAACACGAGACAACTGCGCGAACAGGCTGAGTTACGAGAAAGACAACGTGATAAATTGTagaacaagaacaaaatttattttagaaactgAATTAAAACCGTTTCtaaggttaaaaaatcaaagtttacaTTAGAATCTAACGTATATTTAATGAAAGAAAGATGAAGGTACATTTGTTTAATGTAAAAACTAACACAAAATTAAGCCAAAATAGTGATACGAAGGAATAGAATTGATAGCTCACACTTTTGTGCTGTCAccataaatgataaatttaattAGTAACTAACGAACAACATGATATtgatttcaaagattttaattcTAACTTTGACCTTAACAAGTTCTTTGACCTTAACAAGTTCTATGAACTTTGCAAACGTCTTAATGGTATGGCAGTAGATGTGAACCATTTTGTGACACCTTTTCTTACATTGACATTAATTCAGGCGAATTTAGTTTTGTTCCCgcccatgttttcttttttatactatacCAGAATTTATCAGAGTTTTGCCTCTTATGATATGAAGTTATATTGCATGTACGTTACATCTTACAAACAACCAATGAATACATTCACATTTATACAAAGTTAAACAATGCAgaatcaattatataaattatgtcaATACCGTCTTAGTCTTTGGGGAAAATATTTGTTACTAAGTATGTAGTATTATGTACTTTAAGCTTGTTTGTAATTTTATCCTATATTTTCACAAACATTTGGAGAAAGTTAAAGTAAAACTATTTCAGAACATACCTTCTACACTTACTGcaatgtaaacagcaaaaacCATACATATGCCAATATACTGAGCTGAGAACCtctataagaaaaaacaaataagtatcGTGAAATAACTTGAAATGGtatgtacaaaaacaaataactcTTTTTTTCGTGCGTTTCTGGATTCAACCTTTTCAttaatgattaaaacaaaaactgttgAAAGACAggaatgttttcatttatctatTGTTTGCACCAAAAGCTATGTGTTCTGAAGTTCTGGATAAATTGTTAGTCACAGAATACGACAAATCATGTTATCGGAAACTCTCTTTCACAATAGcattaatttataaatgcattaatACCTACGTGTCAAAATAAGTAGATGTGGTTAAATttccaattagacaactctccacaagaaaccaaatgacatatAAAAGACATCTATATGAGACTGTAAGGCAATCCATTTTACAAAAGTATGCATATGAGTCCAAagcatttttgtttgtattaacCGTCGTCCGCTATGCACACGCATTTGAAGGCCAATGAGCTATTCATTGAACTTTGTGTCTATTAGTTTGTAATCAATATCAACTTGAACAACTATGTCACAACCTCAACAAAGAAAATTACCACACAAAAAAGcaaattgacattgaaaaacaatgtatttcaatgttttaaccACCATCGCATGGCAATTGTTGTTAGATAGGTCAATGAATTAGATAAAATATGCAACGCCTACATAAAACTGATGTATTAAAGGTGACTACAATAGAATGGTGCAGTGTGAAAAAAACTCGGAACAATTATACTAGGAGATTACGTTGGGCATTTGTTTTCGATATACCAAAGAAAAGTTAACGTTGTCATTATgggaattgtttttaaatagagTGTGGGGTGCCGtgtgtatttattaaatattagactttttttttctcaacattaCTTTTAAGGAGAAGAAAAAGAAGGATGAAAACCCTTATTCCAGGGGAAATAAACGCTAAATTCGAATGTCCGGAAAAAGCATTTTCTTGTCCCGTTTCCTGATAAAGccatatatattatttctgCAAATATAAAGGTCGCAATGACATATGTCATAGGTCAGTTTCTGACTGTCTCATCAAATATGGATGATTATGCGgaacatccaaaattaaattaatttttttatcattgtacGGTTTAATGTACCGCAAAACTTTAATTCACTGCAATGAAGCCAGTCAGACAGCTAGCATACATCCACGGAAGATTTATACAgttttgaaataacaataatttttatatgttacGGTAACCAagagtttgtaaaaaaaagtaccaATTAATATCAAAAGTTAACAATTTCTTTATCATATGGCGGTTTTATTCTCTGATTTTAATTGCCCCTTATTTATCGTTTTGTTAGCTGGGATTTTTCGtttgaaatattcaatgaaatttacataaacaacttacagaaaaaaaatcagcttgACATCATCGACGTTGTcaagaaaaataatcatttagACACACATTAGTTATCCCAAATCTTATTCTTACCTCGTGAGTTTTTACGAGTTGGATATAATGTTTATCCAAAAAACGATTCAATTTTaaatgccaatgagaaaaaCGTCCCAGTAGAAAACGACTGGCACCACAAAAATTATTGTTGGAAGTCTAGTTTAGTACCTTAtgtttacacatgttacagttatgattaaaataatttttgctATAATACATTATATGAACTTACCATGATATTTCGATTGGTCATGCAATTGTTGAATCGGTATATGTTATACAATATTTTCGTATTTATATGATAACGTGATCCCTACACTTATCAACAGAAAAAACAGGTGACATTGTCTCCAAGgtaatatcatatttatttacaaagcttTGTGATATGACATAGAGTTCAATATGTATCATTTGTTCTTGACAATACACTTTACACAGGTATTCCCCATTTCAAACTAAAGGACAAAtcaaaagagttggtattgctttgtttcataaaaaagagtGTCAACGtatatacaagtatcttgtctaaAGTAAGGATACATTCTACTTTGTAAaagatcactctgattcaaacaaaaatttctctgaaactgatatatCAAGttacttgatttcttgattgacaacgtatttgttacgtttggaggacgtgtttttaaACATACTGACGGCATTCCAAAGGGAAATAATTGTGTCCTTCTTTTTGCCAacttgtttctttatcattACGAGGCTGCATTCATACAGGaacttaggaagaaagatacgaagttagcaatatcattTAACTTAACTTTCCGATATAGAAATGATGTTATCTCACTAAATAGTTCATattttggtgactatgttgaaagCATCTATCCCATGGAActtgagataaaggatacaacagatacagttaaatcggcatcatatcttgacttacatctagaaattgacaataaggtTCGGTAGAAAACAAAACTTCACTACAAAAGAGATCATTTCAGCTTCCCAGttgtgaactttcaatttctaattagcaatattccagcagcgcctgcatacggattatatatctccaaattcATACGATAAGTTTCCTTGATAAAGGGTTTCTGCTCACAagtaagacaataacaatcaaaaccaagaagtaaacaaagactaaaaaaactaaaggacatttacatcaacagttataaatgataaataagaaacaacacgaactccgctaaaaaccgggagtgaaatcaggtgctccgtaAGGGTAATTAACCAAACGACATCTTTGTATAGCAAGTGGTCAATATACACCCCTAAATACTCaataaattctatattttcTCCCTACTGTGATCAAATTTAACTGGAACTTCAAAGATGTTCAATTAATAATGAATTCTGCAGCTAGGCATTTACCGAATGTTGTATCTCGGTATTTTTTATTCGGGAATTTGCCAAACACATATTTATACTTGCACGGGTTGTTTCGTAGCAACATTATTGGGATTGATTATTAGATATGACAGGATTCTAGTTTTATCTGGGAAGGTAGATAAAACCTAAAATGGCACGTTTATTATGGGGAAAAGcattcagaaataaataaatcagaGTTTACATGCTGGAATGGTCGGAAAACATGAGTAAGACGATGTAAATTATTTGCCTCTCATTAGACCCCACTTAATACTTAGACGTTTTCCCGTCTGTAAAACATGGCGTCGTACTGTGTCGTTATGTAATTCACAcaactatataaacaaaacagataCCACGGtgttttgaaagtaaaaatatgaagaaagtACAGACGACAACGTAGTTGGGCGAAAACAAGGgatataaacaaatacatttcCACACGATATACATGTTACACAGAAAATTGATAGtaatataaaattcatataGAAACTATATAATACGTGCCAATTTGAAAGTATCAAGCATATTTTACAGCTGCTCTATATTtgcatttgataaaaacaataaaaccaaGATAAAAGAACATGCGCCCAGTTCAAGCTAAATAATTAAACactgttaattgttttctttcgGATTAAGTTCGTGCAATTTCATTTAACAATATTTGCAAATTGCACCTACAATGACAAACAGTATAATCCATTTGTATGTATCGAATTGAAACCTTGATTCTATTGTACATATATTAACCACTAAAGAGTTAACGCAAAAAATCCACAAATCATAGATTTACCTTTCAAAGAATCGAATCATTTCTGAGTACGGACTGAAAGTGATGGTACTCTggaattttagaaaaattccaacaaaacaataagtattgaaatgtaaaatataacaaattatgaTGTGTGTTGTTTTAGATGTCTATTTTTTTACGATATCTTCGATGTcttaaatactaaaattgaggAAAgacatggggaatgtgtcaaagcgacaaacCCCCAACCATAGaccagacaacagccgaaggccaccaatgggtcctcaatgtagcgagaaactccacACCCGTAAGCGTCCTTCATCTGGCCACTCAACATATATGTATACTTGTGTTTGTACCGGCCGACAAAGCAGCCAACAATGTGGTGGTAGTATGACGTAAATACTACACGGACGTTCTTcagaatgaaattttaaattcatctacATTCCAGTCCATCCGCTCCAAAGAGAGTCATATAGTAAACAAGCATATCACAACCACATCAAAGCTTAAGGCTTCTTCTGAACATTTGAAGGTGCCTACTATGTATTGGCTGcctaaactacacaaaaaacatttaaatatcgtTTCATCTCGGCCTCTAGTAAATGTTCTACAACTAATCTGTCAGTGCTCTTAACTAGTTCATTAACTACAATTGAAGAGTTTATCAtaaactattgtaataaaatatatgaacatagtggtataaaccatttttgaagtgtaaaaaaatctttggatgTTTCAGATATATTACGGACTTTTGATGGTCCTTTTCATTCtgttaataattttgatttttctactctttacactacacttccacactatcttattaaacaaacgttttcctatttaattaaatggtcATTTGGTAAAGCTGAATGTAGATTTATTTGCTGCAACTCTTTTAAAGCCTTCTTCTCTAATGAGAAAGAtaaatatgctagatatacttactggaggtgtgatgagatgattgGAGCTGTTACttttctccttgataatatttacgTATGTTTCGGCAACAGagtttatcgacaggttgtaggtatcTCCATGGGCACTAATTGTGTCC
The genomic region above belongs to Mytilus trossulus isolate FHL-02 chromosome 7, PNRI_Mtr1.1.1.hap1, whole genome shotgun sequence and contains:
- the LOC134726404 gene encoding variant-specific surface protein VSP4A1-like produces the protein MSTRFSAQYIGICMVFAVYIAVSVEGVAFGGNCSGSGTGDCTEKNNTVCNGTCKCATNSFRKSTSECAKKIALNQTCTTGQSAGQCADSNAACVGTALKCQCKSTHFVSKTGACKLVVTALDAACDASDSFSHQCAVVNSECRKDGTDKCLCKATHYAKGATCEIRKKPDEGGCAAHECVTHATCNTKSNPTKCQCDTGYTAIPTTTPTMCSGVPKVATLSYMFVIPILLSMVFLLR